tctaggGAGTTTTGAATTTTCGGGGGAATTAAATGGGGTGTGGTATAATGTTCTTGACGTGAGGAGTGGGAAATGGGAGGAAAGAATAATTGGGATTAGAGTCTATGGGTTTTTGTTCAATGCACGTGGAATGGGTTTAAGttagtttaattaattacttcAAGTGCATTGTGCAGATCAAGGTGGTAATTCGGCTGTTACCAGCAGAAAGGTACGTTTTTGGGTTTATTGGTTATGTGATTAAGACTCTGTTTGGATGAACTTTTTGTAAGTACTTATGGGAGAAGAGAATATGAAGGTAAAAAATCGAACTTCTTGCATaagtttaagttttatattgacTTATgcatttaacttttataaaaagctTTCTTCATTTAATTTACCCAAAAGATAGGCGGCTTATGGAGAAGCTCAATGCATTTTATTaccttcttattttcttttcttacaaGTGGCTTATTGGACCTTCTTTTTTTAACGGTGTTGGTTGTTGCAGGTTGCCAGATTCAGAGAGTGGCAGTCATTGCAGGATCTTGAATCGCTTTTTTCGAAAGAGGCAAGCGAAAGCTTATATTTACTCTTGCTCTGTGTCTCGTGTGTAATGCTTTTTTTGTTGAAGAGTTCATGCTCTTCCTGGGTTTCTAATAGTTATTATGCTTTAGGTTCTGGATGTTATTGTTTCCAACACAAATGACGTGGGACCTTTGAGTCTCGagagttttagaaaaaaattgtctGCTTCATGGAGAGTTGTTGGATCAAAGGCTTCTAATGCTACAAATCAGGTTTGGAAGACTGGTTTATTTCTGCTAGAAGCTTTCACTTCctgttttaaagaaaaaagggcatatttttttctctttatgataggccatttttatttttgattataGGTTAACGAACCAGCAAACAATGTCGGACAAGAGAAGCAAAATGGGAAGGAAGGAAGATTTTCAGGTGGTTTCGTGCTGCTGCATACTTTGCTTATGTTCTCTTAGTTTACATTCTCATTGTATAGTTTTTAGGAATGCAGTTGGCCATGCTCAGTGGACTGACAGTCCTGCACAGCTATCAAGAAGGGTGAGTATCCTTGATCGTTCTTGAgtatttttcttgtttaaacTTGTGTACAGTTTTTCTGATAGGCATTTACTGATGCATGTTTGCACTGTGGGGTAGTCTGCTACACCTTGTAAGGGGTTACAATGTTATGGAAACAGCCTCACTACTGATATAATACATAAGCCTTCCCAAATCCCAACCAGCCATGATAACACTGTTTGTCACTCCAGCAGACATGAAACTGCGCTGGTCTAGAATATGTTTGATCAAGTTAATCAAATTTGAGAGTTTACATACATTCATGCTTACATGAACTCAGCTCCTATTTAACTCAAACTTGTAAGAGTTTacctaatataaaaaataatattgaaaaaatctattaatgacatatatgaaTAGCATAACAATCTTAATACAACAATATTTCAACATTTCAACACCACAATGAAGAAAGTAGCAAATCACAATGAGAAAGTGTGATAGTACATTGGTGCTAAAtgaaatttctcatttttagatataataatatataatatatttctgTATTACAATAATGAAGCCATTGGACCTATTAATACATGGGTCTGCTGGTTATGTTAGGAAATATAGAGAGAGCTAATTCTAAGGAAACAAATCCTAGTAATTATGGGATTGATTTTAGATACATAATCTAATCCTATTATTAATGGCATGATACCACTATAACAAAGGGTAATATTATAGTAAGGATAACACATCCTAAAATACACAATGAAGAACTCGGTTTtgacactccccctcaagctggcaAGTAAGTGTTCTCCATTCCCATCTTGGATACAATTCTTTCAAAGTTAGTGTAGTTTAGCCCTTTGATGACTATGTTTGCAAGTTCATTTTGAGCGGACATATATGGGGTTCAAATCAAGCCATTGTCTAGATTTTCCTTGATAAAATGTCTGTCCACCTCAATATGTTTAGTTTTGTCATGTTGCATCGGTTTGTGGGCTATTTTAATtgcatatttattattactatgtaatCTCATAGGTTTATCCCACTTTATCCCTTTTGCATGGTTAAGTATCCTAAGAAAACACATTTGATTGCCCTAGGATCTAGTTTTGACCTTCCATTACTATGAACATCCATAAAGGATACACACCCAAATATTCTAGGTTGGAGTTTTATTGGTTGGTCTATGTATGGGTATAACAAGATAGGACATCCATGGCACTCTGTGATCCTAAGATTTTAGAGGGTAATCTATTGATAAGATAAGTGTGTGTAAGAAGGGCTTGTCCCCAAAATTGCTGAGGAACATGATATTGAAAAAGCAAAGCTCTAGTTTGTTCTAGTAAGTGCGCATTTTTTCTTTGAGCAATCTCATTCTATTGATGTGTGTTAGCACATGAAGACTCATGGATTATTTCCTCTTTTTGGaaagaaaatagtttaattCAAGATTAAAGTATTCGTTGGTGTTATCATACCTAATTTCAAGATTGAGTCCAAATTCTTATTCATTGTGACAAACTGAATAAAAGCAGAACTAATCTCATATTTGTGTTTCAGTAGGAAAACCAAAGTCACTCGGGTACAATCatctataaaatttataaaccaTTTAGCACCAGAGATATCAGGGACATTAATGGGACCCATACATCaatatgaacaaaataaaatgggGCAAGGCTCTTTCTGTTGGTAATGTGAAAATTTGCATGCTTGTGTTTAGCAAACTCATGCACCTACAGTGGAGACTTTCCACCTTTCAATTCCTAAATAAGGAAGGGAAATTAATTTGATTGAGTTAACTCGTTTTTCCTATCTAGGATAACTCATGAGTTTTAAGAGAGACTACAAGAGTTTGACTACATTGTATTTGACACATTggaaatttattaatttgtcGATATACTTGCAAATAAGTTTTTGGAGTACCAAATCCTAGAAAAAAATCTAACATTGAATTAGAATGACCAAGCTAAGTAACATATTAGTGACACAAGGACACAGGAGCCGTTGATGGAAGATCTTTGTGTTATTTAGGCTCCCCTCACAACCCAACAAAATATTATCTCaaactaaattttattcatttttgtaaTCGAGTGATTTAACCCAAGACTATCTAGTAATCTATGCCTATAACATATGGTTGATAATTCCCAAATGTAAAGCTTATTATTCCTAAATTAATTCTTCCAATACACATTTGACTTGAAGACTTCAAAACAATTGTGGAAATAAACCCTGTTTTGTTCTTTGTAAATGTCTTTTATAGCAACTAATAGAGAAAAGGAAGGAAAAGCGTGCAGCTGAGTTGATAAGAGAGGATGATGAAGCAATTGTAAAGCTTGAAAATTCAGCTCTTGAACACTCGAAATCTGTTGATTCAGCAGTTCTTGGTAAATACAACATTTGGAGGAAAGAAAATGAGAATGAAAATCCTGATTCTACTGTACGGTTGATGCGAGACCAAATCATTATGGCTAAGGTTTACTTGAGTATTGCAAAGTTGAAGGAAAATCTTCAACTGTACCAAGAATTGGAATCTCAGCTTAAAGGAAGTCAGCGTGCTTTAGGCGAGGCAACTTCTGATGCTGACCTAAATCCCAGGTATGAAAGCTATGTGCAATTTTCTCAGTAGTGATATCCAAATGCATCTGTGTCTTAGTTGCATTAACCAACTTTACTAATCAAATGTTTAATATCTGTAgagatcatgaaaatataaaaactatggGCCAAGTTCTTTCCAAGGCAAAAGAGAAATTGTATGACTGCAAGTTGGTTACTGGGAAATTGAGGGCAATGCTACAAACAGCTGATGAGCGAGTTAGGAGCTTGAGAAAACAAAGCACCTTCCTTAGTCAGTTGGCTGCCAAGACCATACCGAATGGAATTCACTGCTTATCTATGCGCCTTACCATAGACTACTTCCTCCTTCCTCTTGAACAGAGAAAATTCCCTCGAAGTGAGAACTTGGACAATCCTGCTCTCTATCATTATGCCCTATTCTCGGACAATGTCTTGGCTGCATCCGTTGTTGTCAACTCAACTATTATGAATGCAAAGGTGACTTGTACTATCTTTTACCATACCAATGTGTGCACGCAAGTGtataaagtgattttttttacaGATGATGAAATAGTTTCTGCTGGCATTGTACAGTGCATCCCTATGTCAgtaactaatataattaaacttttccTTTGTCTTATCTTCATTTCTTCAACATCAGGATCCTTCAAAGCATGTGTTTCACCTTGTTACTGATAAGCTAAATTTTGGAGCCATGAACATGTGGTTTTTGTTGAATCCTCCTGGAAAAGCTACAATCAATGTTGAAAACGTTGATGAATTTAAGTGGTTGAACTCATCCTACTGCCCAGTCTTGAAACAGCTTGAATCTGCAACAATGAAAGAGTATTATTTCAAGGCAGGCCATCCAACTACTACCGGTGCTTCGAATCTCAAGTACAGAAATCCAAAatatctgtcaatgcttaaccACCTGAGATTCTATCTTCCACAAGTTTATCCTAAATTGGATAAGATTCTTTTTCTTGATGATGACATTGTTGTCCAGAAGGACCTGACTGGATTATGGGCAGTAAATCTTCATGGAAAGGTAAATGGTGCTGTTGAAACATGTGGGGAGAGTTTTCACCGATTTGACAAGTACCTTAACTTTTCAAATCCACATATTGCAAAAAATTTTGATCCAAATGCTTGTGGTTGGGCATACGGGATGAACATGTTTGATTTGAAGGTGTGGAAAAAGAAGGACATCACTGGCATATATCACAAGTGGCAGAATTTGGTAAGTACTTGAACATAACTTGGCTCACATCACGTGTCTATTATTcttacataataaatattaccACAGACAGATATAACTCTTCTAAAGGGAAGACTTGCCCTTTTGAGGATAAAGTGCAATTACAACTGTTGATTCAAAAATTGACGGTTGTAATGTTAACAACTTCCATAGTTAGCTATATATATGTGTGAATGCATCTTGTTACAATATCAACCATTTACATTGCAACAACAAAAGGGTTTTAACTGCCACTTCATCTACTAAATTAgatcactttgattttcttcctGTTTGATTCCAGAACGAAGACAGGGTGCTGTGGAAGCTGGGGACATTGCCTCCAGGGCTGATGACATTCTATGGATTAACACATCCGCTAAATAAATCATGGCATGTGCTTGGTCTGGGT
This region of Vigna unguiculata cultivar IT97K-499-35 chromosome 5, ASM411807v1, whole genome shotgun sequence genomic DNA includes:
- the LOC114185147 gene encoding polygalacturonate 4-alpha-galacturonosyltransferase-like isoform X1, encoding MAPNNNRTKGSHFPLLAFLLLCLLAPLLFFRASPLHTFHDQGGNSAVTSRKVARFREWQSLQDLESLFSKEVLDVIVSNTNDVGPLSLESFRKKLSASWRVVGSKASNATNQVNEPANNVGQEKQNGKEGRFSVGHAQWTDSPAQLSRRQLIEKRKEKRAAELIREDDEAIVKLENSALEHSKSVDSAVLGKYNIWRKENENENPDSTVRLMRDQIIMAKVYLSIAKLKENLQLYQELESQLKGSQRALGEATSDADLNPRDHENIKTMGQVLSKAKEKLYDCKLVTGKLRAMLQTADERVRSLRKQSTFLSQLAAKTIPNGIHCLSMRLTIDYFLLPLEQRKFPRSENLDNPALYHYALFSDNVLAASVVVNSTIMNAKDPSKHVFHLVTDKLNFGAMNMWFLLNPPGKATINVENVDEFKWLNSSYCPVLKQLESATMKEYYFKAGHPTTTGASNLKYRNPKYLSMLNHLRFYLPQVYPKLDKILFLDDDIVVQKDLTGLWAVNLHGKVNGAVETCGESFHRFDKYLNFSNPHIAKNFDPNACGWAYGMNMFDLKVWKKKDITGIYHKWQNLNEDRVLWKLGTLPPGLMTFYGLTHPLNKSWHVLGLGYNPSIDRSEIDNAAVVHYNGNMKPWLEIAMTKYRSYWTKYVKFSHPYLQNCKLHE
- the LOC114185147 gene encoding polygalacturonate 4-alpha-galacturonosyltransferase-like isoform X2 produces the protein MGEENMKVARFREWQSLQDLESLFSKEVLDVIVSNTNDVGPLSLESFRKKLSASWRVVGSKASNATNQVNEPANNVGQEKQNGKEGRFSVGHAQWTDSPAQLSRRQLIEKRKEKRAAELIREDDEAIVKLENSALEHSKSVDSAVLGKYNIWRKENENENPDSTVRLMRDQIIMAKVYLSIAKLKENLQLYQELESQLKGSQRALGEATSDADLNPRDHENIKTMGQVLSKAKEKLYDCKLVTGKLRAMLQTADERVRSLRKQSTFLSQLAAKTIPNGIHCLSMRLTIDYFLLPLEQRKFPRSENLDNPALYHYALFSDNVLAASVVVNSTIMNAKDPSKHVFHLVTDKLNFGAMNMWFLLNPPGKATINVENVDEFKWLNSSYCPVLKQLESATMKEYYFKAGHPTTTGASNLKYRNPKYLSMLNHLRFYLPQVYPKLDKILFLDDDIVVQKDLTGLWAVNLHGKVNGAVETCGESFHRFDKYLNFSNPHIAKNFDPNACGWAYGMNMFDLKVWKKKDITGIYHKWQNLNEDRVLWKLGTLPPGLMTFYGLTHPLNKSWHVLGLGYNPSIDRSEIDNAAVVHYNGNMKPWLEIAMTKYRSYWTKYVKFSHPYLQNCKLHE